In the Nitrospirota bacterium genome, ACATACGATTTATTATCCCTTTTTTTACTGTTTTTTGCAAGACTTTATTTGCCCCTGCGATAAACAATTTGCTGCTTTTTATTGCCGATAACTCCTTAATCCATCCCACTCATATTAAAACCAATTCCCTAAACTTTGCTTAAAGCCGGACGGTCAGAAAAATCAATAAAGACTTACCTATTGAGCGTGGAAAAAGGTACCATTTTGTCTAATGTTGTCACAACGGTATAAAATCAAGCGTTTGTTGAAGGGAAACAAGGCCAACAAGATAAGGCGATGACAGAAACAAACACCTAACCGGCCTTGAGGTTGAGAAACTTCTATCGGCCACTATAGGCAGCCGTAACGAAGTCCGCTGCCGTTGTCTTTATCTTTTCCTTAATAATTTTCGCGAGGGGTAAGGCACCCCAGCCAAACGGTACAGCCTTATACCGAGTTGCAGTCAGAAGCACTCCTTATTGCTTTATCCTTACCCTCTCAAAATGAAAACTAATCTTTTTAGTGTTTCTTTTCGTTTTTCAATGTCTGATAAAATTCAAGAGCCTGTTTAGGCGCCATACTTTCGTGCACGACTTTTCTTACGGCCTGAATCATAGCAATCGGGTCATCGGCCTGAAAAATATTTCTGCCCATATCAACCCCGGCAGCTCCTTGTTGAATTGCATTGTAGGACATTGTAAGAGCATCCAGTTCGGGAAGCTTTTTGCCGCCTGCCATGACTATCGGCACAGGACACGAGGCGGTAACAGTGTCAAACCCATCCGGCACATAGTAGGTCTTAACATAGGAGGCGCCAAGCTCAGCACAAATCCTGCATGCAAGCCTGAAATACCGCGCATCTCTTGCCATATCCTTACCGACGGCAGTAACAGCCAGTGTGGGAATCCCATAACGGTTACCTATGTCAACAAGGCGGGTCATATTGTGAATTGATTTTGTTTCATATTCGCCTCCGATAAAAACCTGAACTGCCATGGCTGATACATTAAGACGGATGGAGTCTTCAATATCAACTGCGATTTCCTCGTTGGATAGTTCCTTTAAAATGCTTGGGCCTCCGCTTGCCCTCATCACTATTCCTCTTTGGTATGTGGGAGGAATTACTGATCTTAAAATCCCTCGGGTCAGCATCAGGGTGTCAGTATAGGGTATAAGCGGAACAATATTAATATCCACTCTTTCAAGGCCGGTCGTCGGTCCCTGAAAATAACCGTGGTCAATGGCAAGCATCACGGTTTTTCCGGAGTTTGGGTCAAAGATTTTAGAAAGACGGTTTTTCATCCCCCAATCAAGGGAGTTTGATCCTTTCAGAAAAAATACATCGCTCTTTTGAGCAACCTCAGGGTAGAAAAGTTTAGCTTCTTTTACGTTGTCAAGGTCTGCCATGTTGTCTCCTTATTTATAATTAATAGTGTGTATTACGGTTTTTGAGGTTTATCCCTTATATGGTCAACTATGCAGAAAAACCCAAACGGCTCTGCTGTTTCATTTATAAGACGATGAACCTGCATTGGGGGCACATATGCCACATCAAGCGGATTGAGCGTAATTTTATCCTCACCGCTTATCAGTTGGCCAACCCCACGCACACATATTATTACATGTTCATGCTGGTGTTTTTCAAGGCTTGAATAACCTTTTTCAGCAATTTCAAAATATCTGAGATCAAAATTCGTCTGCTCGCCGTATTGTCCGGTAAGTTCATGGCGGATTATGTCTTTAAAATCCTGATGTTCCGATGCTTTATAAACCGTTGGGATTCTGCCGTGCCACAAGAAACTATTAAATGGAAGGTGGCACAGTAGCTCACCCTGTGTGTTAGCGGTCATGTCACAAGATGAATGGGCAGAGTTAGATGACAAATCAGGAGGCGTTGTTTTTTCATCAAATATTTCCCTTATTTTAATTAAAAAATCTGCGGTGCCTTTTCTTAAACTCTTGTTGTAAAGATGAAGGGCACCTCCAATCAGATAGACCGTGTCAGAGCCGTAAAGTGCTGCCATATCAGTGATACTGTCAAAGCTCATGCCGCCTGCAGGGGCCGGGAATGACGGCTTTATATGGTAAAGTGGGTGTCTTAGCGCATCATGAAGTTTTTTGCAGTCAGATTGAGTAAACCCGAATCTTCCTCCCGTATTGGGGTAGATGGAGATATCGGCGCCTGCCAGCCTGAAAATTGTGCCAAGCAAAACGTCAATAGAAATCCCATGATTTAAGTCGTGAAAATGTGTGCCGGTAAGTGCCGGATGAGACATAACTATCATATTAAATTTTTCGCTGAGATACCGCACCGAGTCAATTCCAACCAAAAAAGGAGAGATAAGAATCCCTCTGATACCCTCATCTGCGGCAAAGCTGACACAGCGCTCAAGCATATCCGCCTGTGCGCATATATTTGGAAAATAGATAGTGTTTTTACCAGTTTCAAAATTTGCTTTTGTTACGGCCCTTGTACACAAGGAAATTCTTTGTTTAAATTTATCAAAACTGCGGTCAACGAGGCCGTGGTCATCCTTTATGAGGTCACCGCCGCCATGAGCAAAGTTATAAGCGATTTCAGCCAACTCGGCGGGAGACAGTCCCATCGGTTTCAGAGCAGTGCTAAGAAGCGGACGGCCATAAACACCGAGGAGTTTTCTAATACCTTCAATCCCAAAGTTTGGCCCGCGGAATTTTTCTATAAAACACTCCGGTAGCTTAATATCCACAATTTTAATCCCGTTAAGCAGTGAAATGTTGCCATAGAGGACATTTAAAAACTGTGGCAACTGGTATGCGGTTATTTCGGGGTTATAGGATATTGTAGCGAGGTATAGGTTTTCATCTAATGGTGTGATACTTTCGGTTTTACCTATAATTGTATCTCCAATACCTCGTATGGCAGCAAGCTCCTCAGGCACCTCAACAGTCTGTTCAAGGGCAATCTTTCTTACAAGACGTTGAACGTCCTCACCGTGGTAACATTTTACACGATAGGTTATCTCGATTTTTTTCAGCACTGGATTATAATTCTTCTGAGTTCAGCCATTTTTCAAGGCTATTGTACAATAACAATTATTCAGGCAATAATTCAACTTACTCACAACAATGGTTCTGCAACAGTTCTTTCCGCTAACGACAAGACCATAAATCTTGTGATATAATTAAAATTATGGAAACAATTGAAAGAGATCTGGACTTAACTGAAATCATTAATGGAGAGGAAATCATGGGCCCTAGTCCATTTATACATCATCAAAACATATCAGCTAATTTGTATGATATCATACGTCAGCACATCAAAAAACATAATTTAGGGAAATTGTTTTTTTCACCACTTGACGTGATCTTTGAAGAAGGGATTAACAGGCTTCAACCTGATTTATTGTTTATAAAAAAAGAGAATTCATACATTGAGCAGGACTGGGTAAGAGGCGTGCCTGATATGGTGTGTGAGATAATCTCTCCAGGTACATACAAAAAAGATACCGCGACTAAGAAAAAGATATATGAAAAGTACAAAGTCCCTGAGTATTGGATAGTAATACCAGAGTTAAAGACTGTAGAGGTATTAACTATCGAAAACGATAAGTACGAGCAATATTCTTTCGCAGAACTTGAAGGCGTGGTTAATTCTAAAGTCATAGAAGGACTTAAGATTGACATTAGCGAAATATTTGTGTAAGCTGTTGCACTAAACACGAGGAAC is a window encoding:
- the lsrF gene encoding 3-hydroxy-5-phosphonooxypentane-2,4-dione thiolase → MADLDNVKEAKLFYPEVAQKSDVFFLKGSNSLDWGMKNRLSKIFDPNSGKTVMLAIDHGYFQGPTTGLERVDINIVPLIPYTDTLMLTRGILRSVIPPTYQRGIVMRASGGPSILKELSNEEIAVDIEDSIRLNVSAMAVQVFIGGEYETKSIHNMTRLVDIGNRYGIPTLAVTAVGKDMARDARYFRLACRICAELGASYVKTYYVPDGFDTVTASCPVPIVMAGGKKLPELDALTMSYNAIQQGAAGVDMGRNIFQADDPIAMIQAVRKVVHESMAPKQALEFYQTLKNEKKH
- a CDS encoding cupin domain-containing protein: MLKKIEITYRVKCYHGEDVQRLVRKIALEQTVEVPEELAAIRGIGDTIIGKTESITPLDENLYLATISYNPEITAYQLPQFLNVLYGNISLLNGIKIVDIKLPECFIEKFRGPNFGIEGIRKLLGVYGRPLLSTALKPMGLSPAELAEIAYNFAHGGGDLIKDDHGLVDRSFDKFKQRISLCTRAVTKANFETGKNTIYFPNICAQADMLERCVSFAADEGIRGILISPFLVGIDSVRYLSEKFNMIVMSHPALTGTHFHDLNHGISIDVLLGTIFRLAGADISIYPNTGGRFGFTQSDCKKLHDALRHPLYHIKPSFPAPAGGMSFDSITDMAALYGSDTVYLIGGALHLYNKSLRKGTADFLIKIREIFDEKTTPPDLSSNSAHSSCDMTANTQGELLCHLPFNSFLWHGRIPTVYKASEHQDFKDIIRHELTGQYGEQTNFDLRYFEIAEKGYSSLEKHQHEHVIICVRGVGQLISGEDKITLNPLDVAYVPPMQVHRLINETAEPFGFFCIVDHIRDKPQKP
- a CDS encoding Uma2 family endonuclease; the protein is METIERDLDLTEIINGEEIMGPSPFIHHQNISANLYDIIRQHIKKHNLGKLFFSPLDVIFEEGINRLQPDLLFIKKENSYIEQDWVRGVPDMVCEIISPGTYKKDTATKKKIYEKYKVPEYWIVIPELKTVEVLTIENDKYEQYSFAELEGVVNSKVIEGLKIDISEIFV